From a single Phacochoerus africanus isolate WHEZ1 chromosome 11, ROS_Pafr_v1, whole genome shotgun sequence genomic region:
- the POU2F3 gene encoding POU domain, class 2, transcription factor 3 isoform X3 produces the protein MMPGNQMSGDMASLHPLQQLVLVPGHLQSVSQFLLSQTQPGQQGLQPNLLPFPQQQSSLLLPQTGPGLASQAVGRPGLPGSSLEPHLEASQHLPASKHLPSSGGADEPSDLEELEKFAKTFKQRRIKLGFTQGDVGLAMGKLYGNDFSQTTISRFEALNLSFKNMCKLKPLLEKWLNDAESSPSDPSVSTPSSYPTLSEVFGRKRKKRTSIETNIRLTLEKRFQDNPKPSSEEISMIAEQLSMEKEVVRVWFCNRRQKEKRINCPVATPIKSPMYSSRLVSPSGSLGPLSVPPVHSTMPGTVTSSCSPGNNSRPSSPGSGLHASSPSASQNNSKAAVNSSSSFNSSGSWYRWNHPTYLH, from the exons GACATGGCTTCACTCCATCCGCTCCAGCAGCTCGTGCTGGTTCCCGGACACCTCCAGTCTGTCTCCCAGTTCCTGCTATCTCAGACCCAGCCTGGGCAGCAAG GTCTGCAGCCAAATCTTCTCCCCTTTCCACAGCAACaaagctccctcctcctcccgcaGACGGGGCCTGGCCTGGCATCCCAG GCAGTTGGGCGTCCAGGGCTGCCAGGATCCTCTTTAGAACCTCATCTGGAAGCGTCTCAGCATCTCCCAGCGTCCAAGCATCTTCCCAGCTCTGGAGGGGCTGACGAGCCCAGTGAcctggaggagctggagaagTTTGCCAAGACCTTCAAGCAGAGGCGCATTAAGCTGGGCTTCACACAG GGAGACGTGGGGCTGGCGATGGGAAAGCTGTATGGCAATGACTTCAGCCAGACTACCATCTCGAGATTTGAGGCCCTCAATCTGAGCTTCAAGAACATGTGCAAGCTCAAGCCACTGCTGGAGAAGTGGCTGAACGATGCAG agTCCTCGCCATCAGACCCCTCAGTGAGCACCCCCAGCTCTTACCCCACCCTCAGTGAGGTGTtcgggaggaagaggaagaagcggACCAGCATTGAGACCAACATCCGCCTGACTCTGGAGAAGAGATTTCAAGAT AACCCCAAGCCCAGCTCAGAGGAGATCTCCATGATTGCAGAGCAGCTGTCCATGGAGAAGGAGGTGGTGAGGGTCTGGTTCTGCAACCGACGCCAAAAGGAAAAGCGAATCAACTGCCCTGTGGCCACACCCATCAAATCACCTATGTACAGTTCCCGGCTG GTGTCTCCCTCTGGGTCTCTGGGCCCCCTCTCTGTTCCTCCTGTCCACAGCACCATGCCTGGAACAG TAACGTCATCCTGTTCCCCTGGGAACAACAGCAGGCCTTCGTCTCCTGGCTCAGGACTCCACGCCAGCAGCCCGAGTGCATCTCAAAATAACTCCAAAGCAGCCGTGAACTCCTCCTCCAGTTTTAACTCTTCAGG aTCTTGGTACCGATGGAATCATCCCACCTACCTCCACTGA
- the TLCD5 gene encoding TLC domain-containing protein 5 isoform X1 codes for MALALCLQVLCSLGGWLSLYISFCRLNKHRSYEWSCRLVTFTHGVLSIGLSAYIGFIDGPWPFTHPGSPNTPLQVHVLCLTLGYFIFDLGWCIYFQSEGALMLAHHTLSILGIIMALVLGESGTEVNAVLFGSEITNPLLQMRWFLREMGHYHSFTGDVVDFLFVALFTGVRIGVGSRLLFCEMVSSKPRWFVKVGGVAMYVVSWCFMFSIWRFAWRKSIKKYQAWRSRRSEERQLRHNGHLKMH; via the exons ATGGCCTTAGCTCTGTGTCTGCAGGTGCTGTGCAGCCTGGGGGGCTGGCTCTCCCTCTACATTTCTTTCTGTCGCCTGAATAAGCACCGAAGCTATGAGTGGAGCTGCCGGCTGGTTACATTCACCCATGGAGTCCTCTCAATAGGTCTCTCAGCTTACATTGGCTTCATTGATGGCCCTTGGCCTTTTACCCACCCAG GCTCTCCCAATACACCTCTTCAAGTGCACGTTCTCTGTCTCACCTTGGGCTACTTCATCTTCGACTTGGGCTGGTGCATCTACTTCCAGTCTGAGGGTGCCCTGATGCTGGCTCACCACACACTGAGTATCTTGGGCATCATCATGGCCCTGGTGCTTGGAGAGTCAGGCACAGAGGTCAATGCAGTCCTCTTTGGAAGCGAGATTACCAATCCCTTGCTACAGATGCGCTGGTTTCTTCGTGAAATGGGCCATTACCATAGTTTCACTGGAGATGTGGTGGATTTCCTCTTTGTGGCTCTGTTCACTGGCGTGAGGATTGGCGTAGGATCTCGcctcctcttctgtgaaatggtcTCATCCAAGCCCAGGTGGTTTGTGAAGGTTGGGGGAGTAGCGATGTACGTTGTCTCTTGGTGTTTCATGTTTAGCATCTGGCGCTTTGCATGGAGGAAAAGCATCAAGAAGTACCAGGCCTGGAGAAGCCGGCGGAGTGAGGAACGGCAGCTGAGACATAACGGACATCTCAAGATGCACTAG
- the TLCD5 gene encoding TLC domain-containing protein 5 isoform X2 has product MLAHHTLSILGIIMALVLGESGTEVNAVLFGSEITNPLLQMRWFLREMGHYHSFTGDVVDFLFVALFTGVRIGVGSRLLFCEMVSSKPRWFVKVGGVAMYVVSWCFMFSIWRFAWRKSIKKYQAWRSRRSEERQLRHNGHLKMH; this is encoded by the coding sequence ATGCTGGCTCACCACACACTGAGTATCTTGGGCATCATCATGGCCCTGGTGCTTGGAGAGTCAGGCACAGAGGTCAATGCAGTCCTCTTTGGAAGCGAGATTACCAATCCCTTGCTACAGATGCGCTGGTTTCTTCGTGAAATGGGCCATTACCATAGTTTCACTGGAGATGTGGTGGATTTCCTCTTTGTGGCTCTGTTCACTGGCGTGAGGATTGGCGTAGGATCTCGcctcctcttctgtgaaatggtcTCATCCAAGCCCAGGTGGTTTGTGAAGGTTGGGGGAGTAGCGATGTACGTTGTCTCTTGGTGTTTCATGTTTAGCATCTGGCGCTTTGCATGGAGGAAAAGCATCAAGAAGTACCAGGCCTGGAGAAGCCGGCGGAGTGAGGAACGGCAGCTGAGACATAACGGACATCTCAAGATGCACTAG